From one Chryseobacterium sp. 3008163 genomic stretch:
- a CDS encoding AAA family ATPase → MIVAENGSGKTILLRLFFLFFSKQWNELAKYDFEEIIAFVNDKEYSFKKNEYRSSEIPNYVIERLCDLYPTYRDFIRKGLINYKVDEILNDEFLLGDIEAKYDVPQSLLLSILNEVSSNNISDNKYDWLGSFLYLPTYRRIERSYRDLYGDMAKRLEQHLRQLIPEIDLRINDEKMFNKSSFSETENDLQKVFDTIWSNRDYERWAFRKEYFSMELVEFDMFDIEFRISKLLEDKTFSSSEVFQRFIKKSNKYLSNDKTVILSKDGKSIRISIDNKSLPLTILSAGEKHIISLFSYLLYNPQNVWLIIDEPEISLSMGWQENLINDIMDFHIDGIIAATHSPFIVPENFNNYTYGLNEFKEIL, encoded by the coding sequence ATTATCGTTGCTGAAAATGGGTCAGGAAAAACAATATTATTAAGGTTGTTTTTTTTATTTTTTTCCAAGCAATGGAATGAACTAGCAAAGTATGACTTCGAAGAAATAATTGCTTTTGTTAATGATAAAGAATACTCTTTTAAGAAGAATGAATATAGATCGTCTGAAATCCCTAATTATGTAATAGAAAGGCTATGTGATCTATATCCTACTTACAGAGATTTCATTCGTAAAGGATTGATAAATTATAAGGTTGACGAAATCTTAAATGATGAATTTTTGTTAGGAGATATTGAAGCTAAATATGATGTTCCACAAAGCCTACTTCTATCAATTTTAAATGAAGTCTCGTCAAATAATATAAGTGATAATAAGTACGATTGGTTAGGATCATTTCTTTATCTTCCAACTTATCGCAGAATAGAACGAAGTTATCGTGATTTGTACGGTGATATGGCGAAAAGATTAGAGCAACATTTAAGACAATTAATTCCAGAAATTGACTTGAGAATTAATGATGAAAAGATGTTTAATAAAAGTTCTTTTAGCGAAACTGAAAATGATTTACAAAAGGTTTTTGATACTATTTGGTCTAATAGAGATTACGAAAGATGGGCTTTTAGGAAAGAATATTTTAGTATGGAATTGGTCGAATTCGATATGTTTGATATTGAATTTAGAATTTCAAAACTTTTAGAAGATAAGACCTTTTCATCCTCAGAAGTGTTCCAAAGATTTATTAAAAAATCTAATAAATATCTTAGCAATGATAAAACGGTTATTTTATCAAAAGATGGAAAATCTATTAGAATAAGTATTGATAATAAGTCTCTACCTTTAACAATCTTATCAGCGGGGGAAAAACATATAATATCTCTTTTTAGTTATTTACTATATAATCCTCAAAACGTTTGGTTAATTATTGATGAACCAGAAATCTCTCTTTCAATGGGCTGGCAAGAAAATTTGATTAATGATATAATGGACTTTCATATTGATGGTATTATCGCGGCAACACATTCTCCTTTTATAGTTCCTGAAAATTTCAACAATTACACCTATGGACTTAATGAGTTCAAAGAAATTTTATGA
- a CDS encoding DUF4435 domain-containing protein: MDKIFKSKLLFFADKDYDDIVGVRMITEPNLFYTKYYSIENYLVTEEVFLIILDRFYVNDIAEELRNKLLDLYRLSYKKFIIKLRTLTWFILIDRLSSKKAVLEELKPQHLIYFDKMQLFEKKLVSKERYERIMRSNDSLRKLQIRDMTLKDILVNKCGAVENEYHFENIMHTRQLIMPISNHKLFLRGKYDLWFLLEILKTVDKTIENIFITESIERSPENPMPRKKFDITTLNIFDLVSSKITQPTDLLNFLTTNYTALNANN; the protein is encoded by the coding sequence TTGGACAAGATATTCAAATCTAAACTATTATTTTTCGCTGATAAGGATTATGATGATATTGTCGGAGTGAGAATGATAACAGAGCCTAATCTGTTTTACACTAAATATTACTCTATTGAAAATTATTTAGTTACGGAGGAAGTATTTTTAATAATCTTAGATAGATTTTATGTTAATGATATTGCAGAAGAATTGCGAAACAAACTTCTAGATTTATATCGATTATCATATAAAAAGTTTATTATAAAACTTAGAACTTTGACCTGGTTCATTTTGATAGATAGATTATCGTCAAAAAAAGCAGTTTTAGAAGAATTAAAACCTCAACATCTAATTTATTTCGACAAGATGCAGCTCTTTGAAAAAAAGCTTGTCTCAAAAGAAAGGTATGAAAGAATTATGCGTTCTAATGATAGCTTAAGAAAATTACAGATTCGTGATATGACATTGAAGGATATATTGGTTAATAAATGTGGAGCAGTAGAAAATGAATATCATTTCGAAAATATTATGCACACTAGACAATTAATTATGCCTATATCTAATCACAAATTGTTTCTAAGAGGGAAATATGATTTATGGTTTCTTCTTGAAATTTTGAAAACTGTTGATAAAACTATTGAGAATATTTTTATTACTGAAAGTATTGAGCGATCACCTGAAAACCCTATGCCAAGAAAGAAGTTCGATATTACTACTCTAAATATATTTGATTTAGTAAGCTCAAAAATAACACAACCTACTGATTTATTGAATTTTTTAACCACTAATTATACTGCTTTAAATGCAAACAATTAA
- a CDS encoding DUF262 domain-containing protein encodes MQTIKTIFNNKIFRIPDYQRGYSWENNNLDDFWQDLNNLQHKKVHYTGMISVEEVSEEEYSNWSDDQWLIIGKGEKPYFIVDGQQRITTIIILIWVICQKMPEGSQINFSSKEEIINKYIYTENKQRQEKSYLFGYHRDNPSYEFLKREIFEQNDNSDNDIEETVYTNNLLNAKRYFIDKVKKMSLNDLEILFSKITQQLKFDFKELEKELDIFIVFETMNNRGKPLSNLEKLKNRLIYLSTLLKDESIERKVDLRDKINESWKTIYKYLGLNKERKLDDDAFLQNHWIMYKRYDRREPEFYANDVFDRFFTSHNILNGKEGYESIQRYIKSLTESVKQWFLMNSPKHPQANEICRSKIVITWLTKLNQLGFKSFAPLIMGALVTENDKEKTIKLLQLVESYIFLIFSVSFRRSNTGTYHFFAKASELYNGEIEIEDILTDLELWIYGKPDYNGYYEISGFYSFLRDLFLRENAKGYYDWKFLRYFLYEYDVYIAQQNNLEHASYDDLTSVQYIFPEKPLLMCWKNMEVKDFSYQEIKYVVGSLGNFVLVRKNSHEQDCFIDKLSTYKNYNNAKNVVSLNEWNERTILNRGLELLSFMEKRWNITIGSKEEKKKLLFLDFLEFDNYIEK; translated from the coding sequence ATGCAAACAATTAAAACAATATTTAATAATAAAATATTTAGAATACCTGATTACCAGAGGGGTTACTCGTGGGAGAATAATAATTTGGATGATTTTTGGCAAGATCTTAATAATCTTCAGCACAAAAAAGTCCATTACACGGGTATGATTAGTGTCGAAGAAGTTAGCGAAGAAGAATATTCTAATTGGAGCGATGATCAATGGTTAATAATAGGAAAGGGTGAAAAGCCATATTTTATTGTAGATGGTCAACAGAGGATAACGACAATAATTATTTTGATTTGGGTAATCTGTCAAAAAATGCCTGAGGGGAGTCAGATTAATTTTAGTAGCAAAGAGGAAATTATTAACAAATACATATATACCGAAAATAAACAGCGACAGGAAAAAAGTTACTTATTCGGCTATCATCGGGATAATCCAAGCTACGAGTTTTTAAAACGCGAAATATTCGAGCAAAATGATAACTCAGATAATGATATAGAAGAAACTGTTTACACTAACAATCTTCTTAATGCAAAACGTTATTTTATTGATAAGGTTAAAAAAATGTCTTTAAATGATTTGGAGATACTATTTAGCAAAATAACACAACAACTTAAGTTTGATTTTAAAGAGTTGGAAAAAGAGCTTGATATATTTATTGTCTTCGAAACTATGAATAATAGAGGAAAGCCTCTTTCAAATCTAGAAAAGCTTAAAAATAGACTTATATATTTATCAACGCTTTTGAAAGATGAAAGTATTGAGAGAAAAGTGGATCTCAGAGATAAAATTAATGAGAGTTGGAAAACAATTTATAAATATTTAGGTCTTAATAAGGAACGAAAATTAGACGATGATGCTTTTTTGCAAAATCATTGGATCATGTATAAAAGATATGATAGAAGAGAACCTGAATTTTATGCCAATGATGTTTTCGACAGGTTCTTTACATCTCATAATATTCTAAATGGAAAAGAAGGTTATGAATCAATACAAAGGTATATTAAGAGTTTAACAGAAAGTGTTAAACAATGGTTTTTAATGAACAGTCCAAAACACCCACAAGCAAATGAGATTTGTAGATCAAAGATTGTAATTACTTGGCTAACGAAACTAAATCAGCTGGGTTTCAAATCCTTTGCTCCTTTGATAATGGGTGCTTTAGTTACAGAAAACGATAAAGAAAAAACTATAAAGCTATTACAATTAGTTGAATCCTATATATTTTTAATTTTTTCCGTTTCATTCAGACGTTCTAATACTGGAACATATCATTTTTTTGCTAAAGCGAGCGAACTATACAATGGTGAAATCGAAATTGAAGATATACTTACAGATCTTGAACTATGGATATATGGGAAACCAGACTATAATGGTTATTACGAAATTAGTGGGTTTTATTCATTCTTGAGAGATTTATTTTTGCGAGAAAATGCAAAGGGTTATTATGACTGGAAATTTTTAAGATATTTTTTATATGAGTATGATGTCTACATCGCCCAACAAAATAATTTAGAACATGCTTCATATGACGACTTGACTAGTGTACAATACATATTTCCTGAGAAGCCATTACTAATGTGTTGGAAAAACATGGAAGTAAAAGATTTCTCTTATCAAGAAATAAAGTATGTCGTAGGAAGTCTAGGAAATTTTGTTTTGGTAAGAAAGAACTCACATGAGCAAGATTGCTTCATTGACAAATTATCTACTTATAAAAATTACAATAATGCTAAAAATGTAGTTAGTTTAAATGAATGGAATGAAAGAACAATATTAAATCGTGGGCTTGAATTATTGAGTTTTATGGAGAAAAGATGGAATATAACAATTGGTTCTAAAGAAGAGAAGAAAAAATTATTGTTTTTAGATTTCTTAGAATTTGACAATTATATAGAAAAATAA